The genomic interval gttatttctaTGAATTCTtatagttttggttttttaaataatcaaaatgtccacataacattatattttggtctgtctgatcaGATAAGCTgctttttgtatatgaaatcaACTTTATCAGCTACTTTGGGTTTACGGCTATGTATTGAGTGTCTTGGAAAAGACAACATTTCAATCCTGCACTGTTTTATCACCTGAAATCATGGATCACGACAAAAAACTTGTGTCATGTTGTGGATATCAGTGACATAACATTATTAAAATCCAGATTAAATACTTCGAGGTTTATCCTTGAAATGTGACAGAATGTGAATAAGTGAAACGGGCATCAGTGCTGTACTTTCTGCAACTTAGGTTTTGTTTATCTTGAATGAAAGAACCTGACAGAGAACAAACTGTTCTCTTACTGTTCACTGATTCATCATATTTTCTAGATTATATGACATTCAACTGAACAACTGTAACAAATTAAGCCAATAATTTAACACAGGCTCGTATTATTCAACCAAATCCCAGCTGGAAGCACAAGCTATTTCACAAAGTAAAACCATGCCGCTTTGGCAAAAGCAGAAATCAAAACGAGGACACTTAATTAGCAAACTTCGTCACACGTTCCCTTGGTGATTTATAGAGTTGTTTACAGAACACTTTGAAATAATCCTCATTTGCAAAGACTTGGGGGTGCTTCAGACTAAATCAGCATTCCACGCGGTATTGCACAACTGACCCCAAATGCCTGCACGCCCCGGCAGCGAGCACAGTCTGGTCAGCTGGATCTGATTACAGGAAAAAGTTTACACAAAGCGTGTACCTAAAACATGATCTGAGATGGGCTTTAGTGGAGAAATTATGTTCCAGGTTATTATGAACGTCCTCTTATTTAACTCTTCTGAATACCAGCTCACTTTTTGTTGCAGATTAAAGCCATTCACTCATCCAAAGTATTCCATCCGTGcaaaccagaagaagaagacatgaaCTTACCTGTTGCTTCAGATTGCAGCGTTGATCAGAATGTGAGTTGAGCTTCTCTGTGTGCTGCGCCTCACttgctccctctcctcctctcgcTGCCCTCTTTATGTTTCCCTCCGGCCCAACAATCACCTCCTTCTTTCTGCCTGCCTCCCCCCCTTTTCACCTCCTCATTCCCGATCCTGCGACTGCAGCTCCGCCTTCCCTGCCTGCTAAACACATTTGCTTTGTCACTGAGTGACGTGCATGCTTGGTAGTGATTAAACCACAAAGCGATGTTAGTCAGATCATCCGCTATTGCAACCAGGTTAGGTGACCCACAGAAAATCTGCTAGCATTCTTTAACCGTCTGCACATTATTCAGAGCGTGTCTCCCTTCTTAATGAGCGTTTGTTCTCCTTTTTTGGAGAGGATGATTGAATGGATTCTGAGGAATCCCCACACCAGGGCCTTGATTCATTGAGGCAAGCAGGGGAGAGGTTTTCCACCTGAATGGATGTAAAGGAAAAGAATGACCTGCAAAGTTGAAAAAAGTCTATTTaacagtattttattaaatgactAGAAATAAGCCTTTATAGActcataattcatttatttaaaaaaaaaatctgttcctaCCGGTGGATAATCTGTAACCTTCTTACAGTGTGCTATGTTCAGATAAATAAGGGGTGTcaagctcatttttattttgggccaaatcacgatcatgaatgctcttaaagggccggttgtgccagaacgTATTGATAAAATCTGTTCAcgaactgttaaaatatcaatgaattattaaaattaaattatattattgaacatcttttatatttagaaaatatgatGAATCAGTGAACGGTCAGAGAACAGCTTGTTCTCTGTCAGGCTCTTtcattcaaaataaagaaaacctaaGGTTACGGAAAGTACAGCATTgatccctccaggattttgtgattcgTTTTGcgattttttgcaataaaaatcaaagtgttagtggtactaatttggaaatatttgcgatattttagcttatttatgacggtaaatgcaaattttattactcgctgtataGATCGTGGAGtgtaatctgacatcaattaaggtTGAGGCAGCTGTTAATTACAAGCAcaaaagtttttgacaatttttgagaaaaatatgcaataaactcccaacaaaaagtgcaaagatttgttgattttgtgtgaatttccacgataattctcaagaaGGACTGACTGATATAATTTGGAactaaacagataaaaactgcattgatttgatggataacataatatttaaacacacatagtctttagtctagaatctatagggccacataaaaagctatggcgggccagatttggcccacgggccttgagtttgacaaaTGTGAGATAAATGACGGTTCTTTGAAAGCCTCATTTATCCCCATTTCAGCTGTTTCTTTGCTCTGACTCATAATGAGCATGAATCTGATTTACATGAATGGCTTCTTCTTTTGTATTTCCTATTTTTTAACCCAGAGATGTAATTCGTGACACATCATAGTCATTTCAcaagcaaacaggaagtcatagATAGACAAATTCAATTTCCTTAACACTCAAGAATCAacttgaaaaagtaaaaagtgttttagaaAGCTCTTTATTCCTGTTAAATTTcatgttacaatcacaaacctGTGTGTTTTTGGGTTTATACCAACATGATGATCCAtagcttcattttgttttagctcCTGTATATCCTCCTATATTTACCAACTCTGGTCTGCTTGTGTCCCTGTACACAAAAAGCAGTCACACtccatgatactgccaccaccatgctccATCATTGTGATGGCGTACTCAAACTCAGTTTTGCATCCAACTTTGAGTTACATCTGATTCAAGCACCTTGTTTTCCAGGTTTGCAGAGTTTCCCACATGACTATGGGAAACTACAAACAAAACCTCTTGTGGATTTCTTTTATAAAGGCCAGAATAGTGTCTGATGTCTAATAGTTGTTCTGgtgacagattctcccacccgAGTTGTCATGTCCTTTAAACTGCCTCTCTTataaaaactgttcaaactCTTCTTTATCTCCGGTCTGATTTCCACTGATAAGCCTCAGAGGTCTTCGCAGCTATTGTTATACTTAGAGTAAATTACAAACAAATGGAGTTTCTCTATTACTTAGACACAAAATATTGAGTTTTGTTATTGaccaaatacttattttccaccctaatttacaagtaaattCTCTAAAAATCCTACGTGAGTccctgtattttgttttctcatttttcttgtttttgaaaacctgttagaaataaattaatattgtcTCTTAAAGCTGAAGTGTACCATGAAAATGACATACCCCTTTCATCTTTCTAAGTAGGAGAACTTGAACTTGCACAATCTGTGTCtgactaaatacttttttgccccgttatattataaaaaaaataataatcaaaactttattttatttttatttcagaattatGCACCAGTTTCTATTTGGTGTAATACGTAAAATTCCGGAAAAgttattttgctgtttgtagTTGTAAGAAGTTTGAGGACTGTGTATAATTTCGCAAGACACTGAATATTCCAGGAAGGCAGGAAGTCCTggattacaaattaaaagtattaGACACTCTGGTCAGCTTAAGATGAACGAATGCTTCAGGGTTGTGGAAAATATCAAAACCAGGCGAACTGAAGCATAATTCCTAAGAGAGTAATCACGGATATCTTTAACTCTTCCTGAGAAGACAAAGCAGAACAAGATGTGCTCATGATATAGATTAAAGGTTAAGGGAAAGAAACAGCTACTgggatgttttattattattatttattattattattatttgaaaaatgaatatACGAATCAACTTAAAGTGTCACTGTTTTTCTTGTCTCTCTTCTAAAACCAACTTATTTGTATATGTTTTCCCTTATTTACATTATGGTCATGTTTATTAGCTTTTCCTCCTGTATGTCTCTATAGGTGAGCAGAAAGAGAAAGGAGAGTGTTTAAGTGTGGACAGGAGGCATACATTTGCATCCAGGATATGTGTGGGTATGTGTTTATTGTGCAATATGGATTGTGTTTATCCAGTGATTGTACCTGAGTTTAATACCTTTAAACATTGGCTGCATATGTTGTCCTGGAATCACTCAGCTTACGTTTGCCACAGCTTTTAATGGAGTGAGTCAGATGTGGGTTTGTGAAAACCATTCCTTCCATAATACCCCTATAAAATCCACCAGGAACAAATGTTTATAAccttgaggaaaaaaatatagcGCAAATGGGAGTActggcaatttaaagaaaatggaaataggATCAGAGTGGTGGAGGGTATTTCTACGGAAATGACACAAATTACTGTATATATGAGGGACGTGTTGTTGCGCAACGTGTTGCTTCTGTTCACCGCAAACCAGCTACATCAGTTTTTCCCCGCTGAACATCTGGCCGTCTGGGATCGGGAGATTGCTTACTCCATCAGGAATGACTCCGTCAGGAATACTTTATTTTGAGTTCTGAAATGGATGCAGTCCAAAATAGGAACTACAAGGCCCAATCATGGAAAAACCAAAGGGAATTCAGGAGAAATTACACGTTTGACGTAAACCCTGCCAATTTATGCCTTTAAATCTGTGATCAGCATTTGCTTCACATGGTCCAATAAAATCCTTTTGGTGCTTTTATTTATGGGCCAAATGGGAAAAGGCAATTGTTATGAATCGTCCCCCTCGGCAAAagctacaaataaataatgtttttatgacatacAGCCTTCTTCCAGCTAAATACAAAGAATCAAGGCCCTGATTCTTGATAATGATGTAATAAGCTCACTAACGCACTCCAGCTAATGGACATTATGTTCTACTGCTTTGCTTCATAACaagattttgtttgaaataaaacaataaccgAAGGCATAAGATTAAAATACAAGAGAGGGTCAGTATTTTTTTGCTTCCACGGAGCCATTAGTAATATGAAAACAACAGCAAGATTTCCTAACACTGATTATGAAATCCTCAAAAGAGCCTCCACAAAAGGCTTTGCAAAAACGTTGCATCATCTCTAGATATACAACAGTGCCACggaaaagtattttgtaaagtgTCTGATTTTGCCTTCTGAACTGCTGTAACCTGTCATTGCAAAGACACGACAACATGTTGAAAGCAGTTCTAGTGCCCTGCTGTCGTTGCAGATTTATTGGTTGTAAATCCGTGATGCAAATCTCCAATTTTACCACATGCCAAAGATGTTCTACTTAGATTGACATCTGGCATCTGTGGAGGCCATCGAAGTGCAGTGAACTCATTGTCCTGTTCAAGAAACCAACTTGAGCTTTGTGGTGTATTGTCCTTCTGAAAGGAATAGACAAGGTCAGCAGAAATGTTGAGGCAGGCGGCAGAGTTTCATGCTCAATTGGTCACCCACACCATTACGCCACCATTGATTCAAGCTGGATGAATCCAAGCATTCCTGTTTTTTATGCCAAATTCAGATTCTACCATCTGAATGTTGCAGCTGAAACTGACACATCAGACCAGGCGATGTTGTCCAGTCTGTTTTCTGTGTGACTGACagcctcagtttcctgctgTCAGCTGACAGGAGTGACGCTTAGGGCGATCTTCTGCTGTCCGTTTTGTTCCCAGAGATGGTAGTCTGCATACCTTTTTATTACAATTCACCATTTGAGCCGAGTTATCTGTTCTCCTTTTACTTCTGAAAGTTATTTTGTTCACATAGCTGCTGCGCTCtgattattttctcttctttggaATATTTTCCCTAAGATGGCAGAACATCTACAGTTTCTGGAATACTGGCAGCAGCCCATCCGGCATCAGTAACCATGCATTCAGACACTTTATCCCACATAGAGAATTAGTGTACACATGTAcagcaaattaaaacaacaaaaataatttttgagaacacaattttttaaaataaataaatagatagataaaaaattaagattCCACTTGATGTTGCACCATGGTTTATATTGGggtttctgtgtttattctgggttaaaatgattaaaacacatcagagtttttagtgttttttatgttgtcttGTCATTTATGTAAGAAACTTTATTCTTGGAGGGGAAACATTCgtaatgtagtttttttttagacgAAACAAGGACATTGCTGTGAGTTTAATTGCAGCGGAGGATTTTATTATAGACTCTGTATTTGAGTGGAGGCCTAGGACGCCACCTACAGGACAGTGTAGACATAACATCTCATTTTGGTTCCTGTTTTTCGTTAttttaatatacagtacatgtgcAGAGTCCTGTAGGAAAATATTGCTGTAAACCATACTTATGAGCTAAAAATGCTACGAACATTTCCAGAGAGCATTTTTTAGTTCCTAATGTCtcatataaataattaaaagattgtttttgcTGAATAGCTGTTTGGGGAGTTTATTCCTAAATTAGGAGGTTATTCCTGAACaggtgagtgtttgtgtgtgagtaGAAAAAATAGGTTCGCACCATAATGTCACCACTAATGTTTCCTCCTGACTTGAAGCGGTAGCTGCGCCTTTAAGTCTTCACTCAGGGACCAAACTCACAAGCTCAACCTTTTGTTTCGTCATAAAGACGCGACAGGCCTCTGAGTGCAAATCTGGAAATGGGCGAGTCGTCGTGGAGGGCCGCAGTATTTAAAGTATCCGAAGAATAAAAGATGGGTTTCATTGCCGCCTGGAGGGCCTGATTCCCGGGTTTCTGTCGCCTCGCAGCTCCCACCGCCTCACCGCGTCCTACTTTGTCTGCAGGCGGATGTTGAGGAGCGGAGTGTCgcatcttctgttttttttttctctgccgcGTCTGGCTCACAGCTCGGTAAACAGATGTAACCGGATCAATTCATGCCCTCACACCTTTCAGCTACAAGATCCTGCGCAGTTTAAAGCCTTCAGAACATCAGAACAGCGGATAAATCGCAGCCAATGACGTCCCGGAGGACAGAGTACGCAGCTAGCCTGGACACCTCTGCATCCAGCGCGGGGAGCCGCAAGCAGAGCATCATCAACATCCCCGACAGGATGGAGCCCTGCTACGACCGCAAAGCGGACACCAAGGGCGGGTACGGAGCCCCTCAGGGCGGCGGCGTGACGGTAACCTCGCTGAAATCCCGCCTGGCCCCGACCATCCAGACCGCCATGTCCGCCGCCGTGGACACGCTGCTGGGAGAGGTGGTGGTCGTGCTGAACGAGACCCAGCAGGAGCTGCTGCACAAGGAGCAGGAGAACCAGAGGCTCAAGGTGCGGCTGGAGGTCTCCGAGAGGGAGCTGAAGACCCTGCAGGAGTGTCTGTGCAGCGCACAGAAGCTCATAGACCAGCTGCAGGTCTCCTACACGGGCCCCCAGCAGATCGGCCAGTCGGTGTTTGGCCCCTCACTCTCTTCCATGGCTTCTCTGACCCCAGGCTTGGACCGAGACCACCAGAACCCCAGGAACGTGAACGGAGCAGGCGTGGATCTGGGTCTGGGCGGCTCCGTGGATGAATCTCTTCATGGCTTCGAGCCGAGAGATGAATACAAAATGTGCCAGCTTTCGATCCAGCCAGACGGATCCGTGACGAACCACACGCTGGACTCGTTTTCCTCCAGCTCCTCTCACATGTGCTCAGACACCAGAGGAGCGGGTAAGTCCACAATCTCTGCCGCATTCATTCATATTTCatgcttgaaaaacaaaacaaatatggagGGTATAAAAGTGCATCGtctaaaatattaactttgctaggcctgtcacgataacagaTTTTGCTAAacgataaattgccccagaagataatgttgttttgagactatATTCAATCaatataatggtaatgacagaataataataatagctcaaagatcaataaactttacattctGATTAacttttaacactgaaactggaagacattttaaatatcatccaaaacaaacaaataaaacagcagaaacaacaaatacagtctttgtaaacaaaattgtccttcaaaaaagggctagttgggaccaaaacaccaaactgaagacttttatcatccagtttttggttgaaagagagaaaagagaaaaacaataaattatacaGATGgaaatttttatgtttgttttaatttgtcactcgattaattgcttattgtgagAGGTAGTACAAGCACAAGGTTTTGAGATACAGTTAAACTGCAGTTATTGTGTCCTTAGCCgatttatatttcaaattatttttgatacaaCCAAGAAGTTTAGGTCTGATAGGGAATGAGAGAAACCATTTTGAGATTATTGACTAGGAACAAATaatctgtttacatttctttttccaaatgtCATGTCAAATTATTTATATCTTTATGTATTTCAATAGAAAACCCCTTAGTATTAGAGCAGTTAAACCCTTATGTTACAGccagctttttgcatgttttcactgttatttttacttcatttttgattaaaagaaCCAAGTATTTGAGGTTGGAGGGCCTCTGGATCATTTCCCTAATCATTAGTTCCCTCCACAGATTATCTCTAATTTAAATCTGGACTCTGGTTTGGTCACCTAAACCAGTATTATTACtttcagtcagaagaaacatcaGGGTTAAATTAGGAGATTACTTTAAACCTAGATTTCCCAAGGGTATGAATAATCTGGATTTAACTATAATGTCTGGACATAATGTGGCAACCAAAGCACGCTGAAAATAATTATGTAGTGAAGGAGTTATGAAAACAAATCTCAATGTCTTAAGAAGAAACAGTGACTTTTAAAGACAAGCTTATTGCCctgttacttttatttaaagaaataattagaCCATTTCTGCAAACAGAGTTCCTAATGCAATTGCAATACAATTCTTATTTTAACCAAACAAGATGATACAATAAAACCATCATCACACTAAAATGAATTTCACGCCTTGTAGTCATAAGTATTATGGCAACAAAACCTGATTCTGATAATGTTGGGATAAAAACATGATCACAATctcattatttaaagaaaattacagatTGAAGCTGTTACAGTAACACAACAAGCTTGAGTTTTTATATATAAGCTGCCTTTAAAGCAAAACAGGTCTAAGTTATTTCAATGTATTTACACAATTAGGCTGTTAACCTAACAAGACAAGTTCAGGCTCTGGTGAAATTAGATTAGATGTGAGGATTTATTACAAACCCTCTGTTCATCAtaccttttctttcttctttgacCTGAAGATGACCGGCAGCCTCAGGGTCCCAGTGGAGGATCCAGATTTGAGATAAAAGAGGAGCAGGGGCCACCGACAGGTTCTGGTCAGCCCAATAGGAAGGACAGCCAGGTTGGGGACGGAGACGGCTCGTCCCTTAATGTGGGGGACATTGCTTATGGTCAGGTTGGAGGTGAAGGAGGAACTCTGCGTTCTTTCTCCAACCCGCTACGTCACCAAAGACTCATGCGGGAGTGTGGCGGTGccttgcagcagcagcagcagggaagTCTTGATGGACAGAAACCTTTGTCAAGGACTTTTGGAGCAAGCAGAGGTGACACCGTTTCACCAGGCAGAGCCGAGGAGCCTGCGGGGCCGTCGGCTCCCGACACCTCCGGGGAGCCCTCGGCGGACCGGCCTCACCACTGCTTGGAGTGCGGCAAGACCTTCCGTCTGATCTCCAGCCTGAAGAAGCACATCCGCATCCACACGGGCGAGAAGCCGTACCCGTGCACGGTGTGTGGCCGCCGCTTCCGTGAGTCCGGGGCGCTCAAAACGCACCTGCGCATTCACACCGGCGAGAAGCCCTACTCGTGCTCCGAATGCGGCAACTGCTTCCGCCACCTGGACGGTCTGCGCAAGCACCGGCGCACGCACACGGGCGAGAAGCCCTACGTGTGCGCCATCTGCGGGAAGCGCCTGAGTCGCCTGCAGCACCTCAAGCACCACCAGCTCATCCACACCGGGGAGAGGCCCTGCTGCTGCCCCTTCTGCAACCGCACCTTCAAGGAGCCCGCGGCGCTGCGCAAGCACGTCCGGACGCACCGCGACGAGGGCGGCCACATGGGCATCGGCCCCAGCGAGGAGACGGACCCAGACGCCATGGACGACATCAATAACCTCCATCCCGCAGCTCCCTCTCCTCAGATGCGGTTCGGGGAATGGggggcggaggaggaggaggacggcCCGGTTGCAGACTGTGTTTAGGGATGAGCGGAGAAGTggtgacttttgtttttgtttgtttgtctttgacaGATAACACTAACGCATTTCTGTTCCACACTACCACTTTAGCAccctaaaatttaatttttatgtattttactttaaaatgtcagtttttccaAAGCCTTCTGTTTGAGTAGTTgaaacaaagttgttgtttctACACACAAATGCTCTAAAAAATGTTCCTGTTGGCAGAAATGGAACCACCAGATAGGTTCATGGAGGAGACACAACATTATAAATCAACTTTAGATGTCACCTTTAAAAGTAATCAGTTTTTACAAAACTGCATGTCttcaacaaaatcaaatttagaaatgttggaaCTGACATAAATTCACTTCAAGATTCAATTTAAGGTCAAAAGAGAACTGGAGGTCGACTGTGTCATATTTCACCCGCATATTTATATTGGTTTTAAGAAAACTAGGAAGTTTCAAATATGCTTATAGGTCAGATGTTTGCCAACACTTATGAGcataacaataattattttttgcctttttatctattctcaaaattttaaaaggaatttttttcctgctgaaaCATCCCACCATTTGTTGATTTAATTATAATCAGGAGGTAGAACTCATTATTAGTACtggataataaatcaataatatatattacaATGGGCATGTGATCAAAATCAATAGATAAGTCTGCTAGATGTCAAGTAATTTCACTGCActgcattctgggggatgtagtcAAAGGAAAGGATTTAACTTCTCAACCTCTCACGGATATTTGTGGGATatctagcaactcactcattctttggttacctagcaactcactcactgtGAGTTGCTAGGTTACCTtgcaacaaacagcagcagtttcaagttttgtGCCTCAGAACTGCTTAAAAATACCCAAAACAACGACAGTGAAGGGAAAACATGAGTACAACAGCTTGAAAGAAAGTtatggataaaacaggaaaggatTTGTTCTAGCGTTTCTATGTTTGAAACAATCACCTCTTTGACTCCTCCACACCATTTGTGTAACTGTGTACAGatatttgtctcattttaccattaaaacctttctccagttTCTCCAGGAACTGTTCCAGGAGTTTCCAGGTCATGGCAGTCTTGAGCTTCTGGAAGATCCCAACCAAACAGTGATGGTTAAAACCTGGACATAATTTGGCGTTTCAGCAGGACAAGGACTCTAAACACATCCAGTCTGGTTTTAGATTGGattcttctgtgtgtgtgtgtctctgtgaaACAAATCTTTCTCCAGGCTGTAGGCATCCACCTCAGAGATTTATCCACTTTTTGCTTTTGAATCACTGTTTGGGGTTATTGAACATATCTTAGTATTTAAGGAATATAAACTGAGACAATATGAAAAAGTAAGGATTTAGACAAAAATCCATctgtaaaatagatttttgtcacctaattaattaaaactatacagaaaaacaaacatcagcacACGCCCATACCCAGTTCGAACCCATTGTTTTAATCATCTTTATAACTCACTCCATGCATTTTTTAAGCTTCTTGCCAATATTTCAACAAAGCCTTTCTGTTCTAGGACTAGTTTCACTGTTATCAGCTGGTTCTTCACCTCCTCACACCTCttctaaatgtttctgtatATAGATGAAATGagctttgtttggttttaactGGGTCTCTCTTTGTAGATAAACGTTCTCGTGCAACAATGACGTACAACTGTAACGTGATTTATGATTTTAGGAGGTCAAAATGTGATGTAAATACTTGACCTTTGAGCGTTTTCATAAAGGCTGTTGGGGCACTAAGCTTTGAGCTACACGTTGGTGTTATTTGACATATATACCAATATAATCTCCAACTATATATAACGGTATGGTTACTCTCAAAGCCATTAAAACATATTAGATTATGTGTATCCAAGACTTCACATGCTAAAGTGGTTTATGCCCCAGATAATCAATTTTCTTTGACTTTCCAGAAGGACCTCCGCATGTAGGTTAAAGATTGCCATTGCTCTTAAAAAGTCAATGAAATGAGTGAAGTTTTATATGCTTTTGTggactacaaaaataaataaaatcactatCAGCTTTTTTAGGTTCTGTAAATGTGATTATGTTAAAGGACTGTGTTTCTACTTATTGTcttactgtgtttttttgtttgtttttcaaaaatgtttaagtatCGATCAATTTAGACAAAAAACAGTGCATCCAAACCTGGAGGCCTAATAATACGTCTCTTTTCTCAATTCTGACAAGATGCCTACATAtacttatgtttttttcccccacgtCTTCAGTTTTCTAAAGGACACAAATTGAACAATAGTCATTAAATCATATATTATTTCTCTAATCTCACCGTTAGTCTTCCCTTTGAAAGTTTACAAATGTatccttttctcttttaaaatctaaaactccACTGCGAACTGCGACTGGTGTTTCAGGTCCAGACTTCGCTCTAGATGGTTCCTGGGTTTTTCTTGAACATCCTAGCCAGTTTCCTTTCTTAGAAAATTTGAATCAGAAGGTTGGAAATTGGAACCAACTGGATATTCTTGCAAGAATATGATCCCGAGTGTCATGGCCATCTTAagaaatttagcaaaaaaaaaaactacacgtTTATGACCGTGCTTttaaaatttcttgttttagatTGTGCAATCAACCTAACCTACATTTATTAGCCTCTAACCAGTAGGAGTGTAAGTAAGTAAATCTGATTCA from Xiphophorus maculatus strain JP 163 A chromosome 11, X_maculatus-5.0-male, whole genome shotgun sequence carries:
- the LOC102218106 gene encoding histone-lysine N-methyltransferase PRDM9-like, which encodes MTSRRTEYAASLDTSASSAGSRKQSIINIPDRMEPCYDRKADTKGGYGAPQGGGVTVTSLKSRLAPTIQTAMSAAVDTLLGEVVVVLNETQQELLHKEQENQRLKVRLEVSERELKTLQECLCSAQKLIDQLQVSYTGPQQIGQSVFGPSLSSMASLTPGLDRDHQNPRNVNGAGVDLGLGGSVDESLHGFEPRDEYKMCQLSIQPDGSVTNHTLDSFSSSSSHMCSDTRGADDRQPQGPSGGSRFEIKEEQGPPTGSGQPNRKDSQVGDGDGSSLNVGDIAYGQVGGEGGTLRSFSNPLRHQRLMRECGGALQQQQQGSLDGQKPLSRTFGASRGDTVSPGRAEEPAGPSAPDTSGEPSADRPHHCLECGKTFRLISSLKKHIRIHTGEKPYPCTVCGRRFRESGALKTHLRIHTGEKPYSCSECGNCFRHLDGLRKHRRTHTGEKPYVCAICGKRLSRLQHLKHHQLIHTGERPCCCPFCNRTFKEPAALRKHVRTHRDEGGHMGIGPSEETDPDAMDDINNLHPAAPSPQMRFGEWGAEEEEDGPVADCV